A stretch of the Coturnix japonica isolate 7356 unplaced genomic scaffold, Coturnix japonica 2.1 chrUnrandom967, whole genome shotgun sequence genome encodes the following:
- the LOC107307814 gene encoding phosphatidylinositol 3,4,5-trisphosphate 5-phosphatase 2-like, producing MQDMSLASPAVPSQPVSRKAKSIPVQTFEVKLDVTLGDLTKIGKSQKYTLSVDVEGGKLVVMKKQRDAQEDWNTFTYDKIRQLIKSQRVQNKLGIVFEKEKDRSQRKDFVFVSAR from the exons ATGCAGGACATGAGCTTGGCCAGCCCAGCTGTGCCATCCCAACCCGTATCCCGCAAAGCCAAGAGCATCCCTGTGCAGACCTTTGAG GTCAAGCTGGACGTCACATTGGGGGATTTAACCAAAATCGGGAAGTCTCAGAAATACACATTGAGCGTGGACGTGGAGGGGGGCAAGTTGGTGGTGATGAAGAAGCAAAGGGATGCTCAGGAAGACTGGAATACCTTCACCTATGATAAGA tCCGGCAGCTGATTAAATCCCAGCGGGTTCAGAACAAACTGGGCATCGTCTTTGAGAAGGAGAAGGATCGGAGCCAGCGGAAAGACTTCGTGTTCGTCAGCGCAAGG